A window of Proteus columbae contains these coding sequences:
- a CDS encoding DUF7370 family protein translates to MITKEQAKEYLTGQGIELPDFILDALIEQVGSIQECLDKHYPSATALLIQMYLLSLMALGQGDKYISSQTAPNGASRSFRYQSFGDRWKAAASLLRGLDKHGCANDLIPTDPTQTAHAGLWIAKGGCMCRGA, encoded by the coding sequence ATGATCACAAAAGAGCAAGCCAAAGAGTACCTGACAGGGCAGGGAATAGAATTACCTGATTTTATTCTCGATGCACTTATTGAACAGGTAGGCAGTATTCAAGAGTGTCTTGATAAACACTATCCATCAGCAACCGCACTATTAATCCAGATGTATCTACTGTCACTCATGGCGCTTGGTCAAGGTGATAAGTATATCAGCTCACAAACAGCACCTAACGGCGCATCACGTTCATTTCGATATCAATCGTTTGGTGATAGATGGAAGGCGGCTGCGTCATTACTGCGTGGTTTAGATAAGCACGGTTGTGCTAATGATTTAATACCAACCGATCCAACTCAAACTGCTCATGCTGGTTTGTGGATAGCGAAAGGTGGCTGTATGTGTAGGGGGGCGTAA